The Lysinibacillus irui sequence TGACAAATTATTATATGATGGATATTTTAAATGCTGTTGGGAACGTACCCGAAGGCTTTGAAATGTTAGTGCCAGAATTAATGCCAGTTGACTTAATACAAGCTTCTATAGGACAGTTTCAAACAATAGGATTGTTAGTGATGATGGCTACTTTTGTGGGTATCATTAGTAAAGAACGTGCTAGTGGGATGGCTACCTTATTATATGTCCGCCCGATTTCTTTTGGCGCCTATTTTATGAGTAAATTTATCGTTATGAGCTCAGTTGGCTTTGTAAGTATTTTAGCTGGCTTTGCGGCGAATATCTACTACACTAGTATCCTATACGGAACTTTAGAAGTTGGGTCACTGTTTGCAATCTTTTTTACGTATTATGTGTGGCTACTATTCGTCATCGCTGTAACCTTAATGATGAGTGCCAGTTTTAAAACTATTATAGCTACGACATGTGCCTTTACGGTTATCTTTGTAGGACAAATAGTAGATATGATAGTGGGTCTTTTTTGGACAATATCTCCTTGGAAATTAGCGAGCTATGGAACTTTGCTAGCTCGAGGCACAATGGAGATGTCAGATTACTGGTGGAGCCTGATAATTACTGTAGCACTGACAATGCTCTGTATTAGTATTGGGATCGTCATGATGAAGAAAAATGCGCCTATGACAAAAATATAAAGAAATAAAAACGGTAAAAATCCCTTTTTGACGGATATTTACCGTTTTTTTATTTTAGATCATGCCACCATTGATTAACAAAATTAGGCCAACAAAAAACATAATCCATGAAAGGGCAGAACTTGTACTTTGATCAAAAAGTGATTGAATTTTTCTTAAGGGCTGATGCATATATCGACGGAATAAAAGATGGAAACAAAGCAGGATGATTCCAGGTGTAATCATCATCAAATTGTAACCTGCCAATATTGGTAACCATTCATAGAACGATAAATGATGGCTCGTTAAAATGCCAATTGCTGCAAAGTAAGGGAGAGCTGTTGCAACTTCTAAAATAGAGGTAGTGAAACCTAGGGCTATCATAGCACTAACATGTAAAGTTTTTGGTCTAGGTGCTCCCGTTGTCTTTTTCTTTGGTACTAGCCAACTACCTATGAATAAAATTCCGCCCACAATGGTCATGGTTAAACGAGCAGAGTAGCTGCTTAGCAAATTAGCGAGTGGATCAAATATGACATCTAGACCCAGCATTAGAAAAATGCCAGTGCTAAAGTAAAATAGTGCAACAGTTATCAAATAGGTAAGGACAAGTCGCAATTGGTGCTTTTTAGCCACAAGTAATAAATAGACGGTAACACCAATAATAGAGGGACTAAACATATCTAATAAAGCTAAAGCGCCAACCAACAACAGTATTTCATTGCTCATACTTAGGATCACCGAATGCCTTTTTTGTTTCATAAACATGGAAAGCCTGTTCGATAAAATGCAGAAAATCCTCCTCTAAGGGATATAATCCAATCTGTTCAGATTTTTGAGGAGACTTACGTATTGCCCACATTTTTTCTAAAAATTCTTCATTTCCTTCGAATTCTACTTGTGACTTTTCCATCATTCGTTTAATAATGTTCTGTACTGAAACTGCTTCAGGGCTCTCATTACTAAGTTGTTCTAACTGACCTAACAAACCAATCCATTCTAAAGTATTGGGGTCATTACGATTGACATTAGGAAGTTTTTGAAGAAGTTCTATTTCGGCTGCTGCAAAAATTTGCTTACACAATGCTTGCTTGTTCCCTTGATCTCGATTGGAAAGCTGAATAAATTTTTGAATAAGAGACTCAGTTAACCCTCCCTCAATAGCTGAAGCATTCTTTAATCCGTGTATAGCGTTCTCCATCTGTTGAAGTTTTCTTTGCTCTTCTATTAGAAAAGCTAATTGCTGATCTAAGCTAGCTTCCCAATCCCATGTATTATGAAGAAGTGTTTGAATTTCTTTTAATTTAAATCCTAATGCTTTTAAAAATACGATTTGCTGTAGTGTTTTCAGTTCATTCTCACCATAAATCCTATGTCCTCCATCAGTCCTTGTTGTTGGAAGTAATAATCCGATCTCCTCATAATAACGTAATGTTCGAACAGATATACCAGTTTGTTTTGATACAGTGTGAATCGTAAGCAAAATAACCATCCCCTCTCCTGTTATTGCCATTATACAAAATGACGTAACGTAACTTTCAAGGGGGAAAATACATACAAATGCTAACAAAATTACTTTCTTGGAATTTCCATAACTTAGGAATATAATGGGGATGTAACTCGAAATTTGTCAAATAACTCGGAAAATAAAAAGATCATGTAGAAAGAAGGTTTATACAAAGTGGGAACTGAAAATTCCGATCGTTTTCTGACAGCGTTTAATCGGATAGACCATAGATTAAGAGATATTGTAGGCATAAAGGATTTTATGCCATTTTATCGGCTTATTGATCAAGCGAAGAAAAAAGAGGTATTAGTGAAAAAATATGAAGATGATTTACGCTCATACGCTGATTTGCGAAATGCCATTGTACATCATCGTACGGCTTTAAACTATGTTATTGCAGAACCACATACTGATGTTGTAGAAAGAATTGAATACATAGATGCTACTCTTGCTAAGCCTATGCTTGTAGGGCAAATGTTTCGAAAGAGAGTCTTTGTTTTTCAAGAGAATGATTCACTAGCACATGTCTTAAAAGTAATTCGCCAACGAAAATATACACAGTTCCCTGTCTATTATAATCGACAATTTAAAGGACTTATCACAACCGTAGGAATCACCAATTGGCTTGCTTCAAAGATGGGTGGCGATCATTTACCGAAAGGTATTCCGACGTTGTATGATATTTTAATGCATGAGAAAAATAGGGTGAATTATAAATTCGTCAGTAGATACATTACGATTTATGAGGCAGAGGAAATATTTAAACAGGGAGTAGAAAGAGGTAGGCGTTTTGAGGCATTATTAATAACGGAGCATGGCAAACCACATCAAAAATTAATTGGAATTATTACACCATTAGATATTGTTAAAATTGATTAATAAAAGAACGAGACAAACAAGCAATTATGGGCTTGAATGTCTCGCTTTATCTTTTAAGCTGATATATAAGGAACCATTTGTTTGAACTTGTGCAAAAAAGACATCCTCAACTGACTGCACGTTTTGCTTTTTTAACTTTTTCATTACCCAGTCTTCTGTTAACTCAAGCTCCACTATATTCTCCTTAATAAGCTGACCATCAGAAATAACCTCAGTAGGTAAATAGGTAGGTGGCGAAACATCTGCTTTAACATCCTGCTTCGTAGCAACTTGTTCAGATGTTTTTTGCAGCACACTAAGCTTCCCGTTTGTTTCAAGCAATGCGTACTGGACGTCCTGTACAGAGAAAATGGCTTGCTCTCGTAGCATCATTGTTAGTTCGTCCATATGCAAACGATTTTTCTTTAAAGCTGATTCTAAAATAAGACCATTTTGTACAACAATCGTAGGCTTGTCATCAATCAGTACGCGTGCCTTTTTAGACTTAATTGTAATAATGGTCATTAAATAAGTTAAAGCACTCCACCAAATAAGGGAAATCATACCGTCTAAAAAAGGCGTTTCTTCTTGTGAGGCAATTTCTGAGGCAATCGATCCAAATGTGATACCCGTAATATAATGGAAGAACGTTAGTTGACCTAATTGCTTCTTCCCAAGGATACGAGCCAGAATAAGTAAGACAAAAAATGAAAGCGTTGTTCGAAGAATCATTTCCCAAAAATGAGCATGAATAAAGCTTTCCATGCATATATCAACTCCTTTTACAGCTGTCGAAACATAGCTTGTGCAAAATGATTGATAGTATGCGACAATCAAAAATAACCAAAATTTATAAGAGCGAGGTGGCAGCATGAATAATCAATTAAATGTGGCAAATCCTATCTATCCAATAATGATTGCAATAGGTGTTGCTCACCTAATCAATGATACGATGCAAGCAGTAATACCAGCGATGTTTCCGATATTCAAAAGTGAGTTAGGACTGACCTTCACACAAATTGGACTCATATCATTTGTCTTAAATATATTTGCTTCTGCCTTACAGCCTATTGTAGGGTTTGTCAGCGATAAAAAGCCAATGCCATATGCGTTACCGATAGGAATGATAAGTTCTTTTATAGCCATTGCTATTATTGCGTTCACAACACAGTATTGGATTATTCTTATTGCAGTATTATTTTTAGGCTTTGGTTCGGCAATTTTTCACCCAGAGGGATCTAGAGTATCATTTATGGCAGCAGGCTCTAAAAGGGGACTTGCTCAATCTATTTATCAAGTTGGAGGAAACTCAGGGCAAGCTCTTGCACCATTGATTAGCGCCTATATTTTTGATATTTTTGGTCAGCGTGGTGCAGCAATCGTATTAGTGGCGGCAACTTTTGGAATTATATTATTAAGTAAGATTGCAGGATGGTATAAGAAACAATTGGAGCAAGAACGTGAGGCGAAGAAAAAACGTGTTTTAGTTTCATCATTGCCACCTTTAACAAAGAAACAAGTAGGGATTGCTTTAACTTTATTGTTTACTATTATTTTTGCGCGATCATTTTATACAACAAATATAACAAGCTTTTACGTCTTTTATCTGATGGATCATTATGATGTCAGTCTACGACTAGGGCAAATACTTATTTTCCTCTTCATGGCATTTGGGGTAGTAGGTACATTTTTCGGCGGCTCTTTGTCTGACAGGATTGGGAGGAAAAACGTCATCATCCTTTCTGTTGCAGTACCAATGCCATTTTGTTTAGCATTACCTTATGTGCCATTATGGGCTGCTATGATCTTTTTAGTCATTATCGGTACATTGATTATGATTAGCTTCTCCGTGACAGTGGTCTATGCACAGGAACTCGTCCCTACAAAAATTGGCACAATGGCTGGCTTAACGACAGGCTTTGCCTTTGGTATGGGAGCAATAGGTGCGATGGTTATCGGTGTATTAATGGATCATAAGGGTATTGATTTTACAATGATAGTTGTTTCGTTATTACCTTTATTATTGTTAGTTGCTTTCTTCTTACCGAAGGATAAACCCGCATCTCCTGTAGTTTAATAAAAAAACGCGTCTAGGACGCGTTTTTTATTGTCTTAATGGGGCTAAAAATTCGGCAGGAAGCTTCTCTTGATCGATCACATAGCCTTCTGAAATATGGACTTCATGCATTTTATCGTTGTAAGTGAACTTGAAAATGCCATTATCAAAATCTGTGCCGATTTCCTTGAAAAATATCCCTTCAATTGATACATATTTAGGGCATGTAAAGGCTACTTTGAAGTCTTCCTGCTCTTTAATTAAGTAAGCACGTACTCCTTTTTCGTATGTTTCATTTGCATCATCATCTGTTGGACGTTGAACAGCAACAATATGAAAATCCACAAAAGGAACTTCTTTTAACAGAACGTTGAGGAAAGAACCTTTAGTAATTTCCTCCCACCTGCTTTGAGCGCTTTGCCCTACGATAATTTGAGAAATTCCATAATTTTTTGCGACTTCTGCAATTACTTTCTGTATGGGGCGTTTTTCATTATCTTGCAAAATAAATTTTTCAACCTCTAGTTCATCTGATAACTTCTTCCACTGCTCAATATAACTAGATTTCTCTGCGTCAAATGCATCAAGGGGTTGCGAATCGACTGAAAGAATATAGAGTGGGCAATCTAGCATGGAGGCCATCTTGTGACCACGACGTATTAAACGTTCGCCATTTAAGCCGTAGTAAACGCAAACTAATATACTTTCATCCAAACGCCCTTTTACATGCTTCATAAAAAATGTACACCTCTTATCTGTTGATATTTTATTAATTTCACTGCTGATTTTGAAAAAATTATCCTAAAACAGCTAAATTCGATGCTGTTACAGTGCATTATGCTCATTTATATTGTATACTTTAAAATGTATAAAAGTTAACGAAAATATATTGGAAAACCCTTGAAGGATAAAGCTTAAATCAATGATTTATAATTATTTAATTTATGCATCATGTGCATCAAAGATAAATTGCTTCCATATGCCACACTATTATGCAGGGAGTTAAAAATATAGTCAAGTGTCTTCATTGTGCTGATATAATTGAGTTGAATTGATTTGCGACCGTATAAATTATTTGATTTTCCACAAGTTATTTAAGCTTGCATCGGGTTAGATGTAACAAAGTAACTAAAAAGGATCCATTTGTTAGGCATTTTAATACCCCGCACCTTCCAATTACAAAAATTTCAAGAATATATCTAATATGTTACTTAGCTTAAACAAAATTCTAAAGTCTTAGCACTTATTATTCCAATTCACCATAAAAATTGCTAGATGATTTTGATTGTAGGAGGTTTTCATTTGGTTACAGTTCTCATTGCGATACTTTTGCCATTTGTTTGTGCTGCTCTAATCCCATTGCTTTATAGGCGACTAAGGCGTGTTACACATCTTGGCTGGTTTGTTTTATCCGTTCCATTCATCTTGTTTGTTTTACTCGCGCGCTATATTCCTCAAATTGCCGAGGGTAAGACGTTTATCCATACATATGAGTGGATTCCCTCTTTTAATATAAATTTCACAACTTATCTTGATGGACTCAGTATGATTTTTGGCTTGCTGATTACAGGAGTAGGTAGTTTAGTCATTTTATATTCTATTTTTTATTTATCAACGAAAGAATCTCTTCATCATTTTTACTGCTATTTATTACTATTCATGGGCGCTATGCTTGGCGTTGTTTTTTCAGATAACTTAATGATATTATACACATTTTGGGAATTAACAAGTGTGTCATCATTCCTATTAATTGCATTTTGGCATCATAGAAAGGCATCACGTGCAGGAGCAAAAAAAGCAATGATGATTACAGTCTTTGGCGGACTATCAATGCTTGCAGGCTTCTTAATGCTCTATGTAGCTTCCAATACATTTAGTGTTCGTGAAATTGTGGCCAATGTAGAAGTTATACGTGATCATGCACTATTTACTCCCGCACTAATTTTAATTTTATTAGGGGCTTTTACGAAATCGGCACAATTTCCATTCCATATCTGGTTACCTGATGCAATGGAAGCGCCAACTCCAGTTAGTGCTTACTTACACTCAGCCACGATGGTTAAAGCAGGTATTTATTTAGTTGCGCGTTTTTCTCCAATCTTTGGTGGAGAATCAATCTGGTTCTGGCTAGTGAGCGTTATCGGTTTAGTAACGTTATTCTGGGGCTCCTTTAATGCTGTTCGACAAACGGACTTAAAAGCTTTATTAGCCTTTTCTACAGTAAGTCAGCTAGGCTTAATTATGAGTCTATTTGGCCTTGGGTCTGTTGGACATTATTATGGCTATGCAGAAAGCTCGATTGTGTATACACAAGCAAGCTTTGCGGCACTATTTCATCTTGTCAATCACTCTACATTCAAAGGTGCTTTATTTATGATGGTTGGAATTGTCGATCATGAAGTAGGGACACGAGATATCCGTCGTCTTGGTGGTTTAATGTCTTTGATGCCTGTAACTTTTACAATTGCAGTAATCGGAAGCTTCTCAATGGCAGGATTACCGCCGTTTAATGGTTTCCTAAGTAAAGAAATGTTTTTTGCAGCTGTATTGGCTATAAGGGATGTAGAAGCTTTCTCTATTGCTGATGTAGGTTTATTTTTCCCATTCATAGCATGGGTGGCAAGTATCTTTACCTTTGTTTATAGTATGATTTTAATTTTCCGTACATTTTTGGGTAAACTACAGCCTGAAAAAATGGATCGAAAACCACACGAAGCCCCATTTGGCATGTTAATTTCACCCATTATTTTATGTTTATTAGTAGTCGGTATCTTTTTCTTCCCAAATGTGCTCGGCCACTATATTTTAGAGCCTGCAATGGCAAGTATTTATCCTACATTTCCGTCCTCAAGTGAATTAACGCCACATATTCATGCATGGCACGGCATTAATGCAGAGTTATGGATGACGTTAGGTGTCATTATTATCGGTATTATCTTATTTAAAACATTAAAAAGTTGGAAGCCACTGTATCGTATATTTTCTCAAAAGTATACGTTTAACACATACTACAATCGATTGATCGAAATTAGTGAAAATGGCTCTGAGAAGCTCACTCGTAAATATATGACTGGCAATTTAACGCATTATTTTGTCTATATATATGTATTTTTCATTGCGCTTATAGCTGGCTACTTTATATGGTCAGATGCAATGACCTTTCATTTTGACATGGACTCGGTCATTGAGTCTTACGAGTTAATTCTTGTGTTTGTTATGATATTTGCGGCTGTTTGGATGATATTTGCAAAGGGCCGGGTTACAGCGATGTTGTTAAATGGTGTTTTAGGCTATTCCATTGCATTTTTCTTTGTTATTTTCCGTGCTCCAGATTTGGCTTTAACACAATTAGTTGTTGAATCGGTAACAACCGCTCTATTCCTTCTATGTTTTAAATATTTACCGGATTTAATGCCTGAAGCGCCTCCTAAAAGGGTGCAATGGTCAAAAGCGGTGATTTCTATTTTTGTTGGGGCAACCGTAACGATGGTTGGATTCGCAGTAGTGCACTACGACCGCTTTGAGCCAGTGTCCACTTATTTTAATGATGCCTATGAGTTAGCAGGTGGTTCCAATATTGTTAATACAATTTTAGGGGATTTCCGTGCCTTTGATACAATGCTTGAGGTTGTGGTTCTTCTGATTGCTGGCTTAGGGGTTTATACATTAACGAAGCTTAAGCCACGAAAGGAGGAAGCGGATCGTGAAAATTAATGATGTGATATTAAGGACAGTCACAAAGGCAGTCGTGTTCATTATTTTAACACTTGGCGTGTACTTGTTCTTTGCTGGTCATCATGCTCCAGGTGGTGGCTTTATAGGGGGCCTTGTGTTAGCTTCTGGCATTGTTTTATTATATCTCGCTTATGATATAGAGACTGTTCATAAAGGAATGCCTTTCGATTTTAAAAAGGTTGCTGCTCTTGGTGTTTTTCTTGCGACTGGAACGGCAATTGGTGCATTGTTTTTCGATGTGCCATTTTTAACGCAGACATATACGTATATAGATGTTCCGATATTTGGAAAAATGGGCTTTTCAACCGTAACTATTTTTGAAGCGGGTGTCGCATTAACGGTTGTAGGTGTTGTTGTAACAATTATTTTAAGTATAAGTGAGGATGAGTAGCCAATGGAATCTTTAATACTTGTTTTAGTCGGTATATTAGTAGCTGTTGCGACGTACTTAATCCTCTCTAAGCAGTTATTGCGTGTAATTTTAGGAACAGCTGTTTTATCTCATGCTGCCCACTTACTGATTCTGACAATGGGAGGTCTTAAAAAAGGGGATGTACCGTTATTAGGGGAATCAGAGGGTCCTTATACAGATGCATTACCACAGGCATTAATTTTAACAGCCATTGTTATTAGCTTTGCTGTTACAGCTTTTGTTCTCGTTTTAGGCTATCGAGCGTACAAAACAAATGGATCAGGTAATTTTGATGAAATGAGAGGTACGCCGGATGAGTAATATGATTGTTTTACCATTAATTGTACCGGTAATTACTGCCATTTTACTGGTATTTTTAAAAGAGCATGTTATTTTACAACGCATCATTAGTTTACTGACTTTAAGCTTTATCGTTATTATTAGCATCATTTTATTACTAGAGATTCAAGAGCAAGGTGTGATGCGAATTGATTTTAGTGGTTGGGCACCACCTTTTGGTATATCGTTTGTTGCAGATTCTTTTGCAATATTATTAGTATTAGTGGCCAATCTTGTAGCTGTTATTTGTATGCTATATGCAATTTTTACAATGGAGCTTGGATATGAAAAGATGTATTTTTATCCATTTACTCTGCTTATGGTTGCAGGGGTTAATGGTTCATTTTTAACAGGGGATATTTTTAACTTATTTGTATGCTTTGAAGTAATGTTGCTCGCTTCTTATGCATTGATCAGTCTAGGTGGCGAAAAAATTCAACTACGAGAAGCATTAAAATATGTGTTAATTAATATTGTTGCTTCTTGGATTTTCTTAGTAGCTTTAGCCTTTCTATATGGTACAGTTGGTACTTTAAATATGGCCCATATTTCTGTTCGTGTCATGGAGGCAGGAGCGAATCCTCTCATTACAACAGTGGCGCTAATATTCTTAATCGTCTTTAGCTTGAAGGCTGGACTTTTATTATTCTTCTGGTTGCCTGGCTCCTATAGTGTACCACCAACTGCCATAGCGGCTTTATTTGCGGCATTATTAACAAAGGTTGGGATATATGCACTTGTGCGGACGTTTACATTGCTTTTCCCTAATAACACTGAAGTGACACACATGGCTCTTGGTATAATGGCAGGGATAACGATCGTAGCAGGTTGTATCGGTGCTCTATCAGGGCGCGATGTTAGAACGATTGCTTCATACAATGTGCTCATTGGAGTTGGATTTATAGTCACTGGTTTAGCGATTGGTACAGAGTCTGCTTTACAAGGTGTTATCTATTATTTAATGCATGATATGGTTGCTAAGGCAATGCTTTTTTTAGCAGTGGGCATGATGATTTATGTTACGGGGGAAACGGTCATAGATAAAATGAGTGGGCTTATCCGGAATTATCCCTTTTTTGGATGGATGTTCTTCATCGCCATGTGCTCATTAGCAGGTATACCCCCTTTAAGTGGCTTTTTAGGGAAAGTTTTAATCGGACAAGGAGCAATAGAAGGAGGCCATTTTGTTCTATTAGGTCTAGGATTTTTCTCTAGTTTAATTGTTTTGTATTCACTGCTGCGAATATTCCTCTCCTCCTTTTTTGGAGAAACCATTATTAGCTTGGAAGATGAAAAGCCATTACCCAAGCGAATTTTGCTACCTATAACATTACTGGCTGCTTGTACAATTGGCTTAGGAATTGGAGCAGAGAAATTGGCTCCTTTTGTAACGGATGCGGCAGAAACACTTTATACGCCTTCCATTTATATTGATGCAGTATTAGATGGGGAACTATGGCAAGGTGAGGTGAATAAATAATGGCAATGCAGTTTATATTGAATTTATTTATTGCAACACTTTGGTTACTCTTACAGGATGAAGTGACACCCCAATTTTCGACATTTTTAATGGGCTTTATCGTAGGAGTGGGTATTTTATATGCTATGCACCGTTTTTATGGCACCCAATTTTACTTGCGACGAGTATTTTCCATTATAAAGTTATTATGGCTTTTTAATTGGGAGCTATTTTTATCAAGCTATAGCGTATTAAGACAAATTACAACGCCAAAGCTTACTATTACACCTGGTATTTTCACTTATAAAACAGTATTAAAGGGTGATTGGGAAATTACAGCACTTGCATTATTGCTTACACTAACACCAGGTTCTGTCGTTATGGAAGTATCAGAAGAGGGGGATGTTTTTTATATTCATGCCATGGATATTGAACAGTCCAAAGATGCTGTCATACGCTCTATTGGGAAATTTGAACAAGCAATAATGGAGGTGACACGTTAATGATTGATAATATTTTACTTTTAGCACTGGCTTTCTTTAGTATCTCCATTGCATTATCGCTGTACCGTGTTATTCGTGGTCCATCAATGCCTGATCGAGCTATAGCTCTTGATACAATTGGCGTAAATCTATTATCAGCCATTGCCATCGTATCAATAATTTTAAAAACAAAGGCATACCTAGAAGCTATTCTTATTTTAGGTATATTAGCGTTTATTGGAACAATTGCCTTTACAAAATATATAGAAAGAGGTGTGATTGTTGAACGTAAATCAAATGATTGAGTGGGCAGCAGTCATCCTTATTCTTATAGGTTCAATTGTGAGTATGATTAGTGCATTTGGTATGATTCGCTTACCAGATGTCTATACACGATCACATGCTGCTACCAAAAGCTCCACGTTATCAGTATTAACATGCCTATTAGGTGCATTTATTTACTTTTGGGTGCATGATGGCTTTGTCAGTGTACGTTTAATTTTAGGTATTCTATTCGTCTTTGTGACAGCTCCCGTCGCAGGACATTTAATTTGTCGGGCCGCCTATCGTTCTCGCGTTCCATTAGCAGAAGGCTCTGGAGAGGATAAGCTAAAAGCTAAGCTATTTAAAGAAGAAAAATAAGCGCTGGACCTCCATATGGGGGTCTTTTTTATTAACTCGAAATTTTAATTTTTTACTTACCGAACGATGGATAATATTCGAGCTTTCGGAAAATAGTATAGTAAAGCCTTTATGAAAAATAAATAAATTGACTTATCTGAAAATTATGTATATAATATTTCACTAAATTTTTTTTAGTTTGTCTTGATTATTATTTCAAAAGAGTATATCTTAATTAGCAGATAGATTTTTTATTCTTTAACATGAATAAATATCCAATCGACTATTTTCGAGAAATGTATTCTCATACACAATAAATTATAAATAAAAGGAGAGTATAAATGATGAAGAACAAGTTATTCTTGTTAATGCTTGTACTTGTAATAGGTGTACTTGTCGCATGTGGCAGTAAAGATAATAATGCTAGCAATGCAGGATCAAATACTAATACAGAGGACAAGCAGGTATTAAAAGTTGGTACATCAGCTGACTATGCACCATTTGAATATGTGGACGCAGCGAAAGGCGAAGAAATTATTGGCTTTGATATTGATTTAATCAAGTTAGTTGGCGAAAAAATAGGCGTTGATATGCAAGTGCAAGATATGGACTTCAATAGTTTAGTACCAGCGCTACAGGCAGGAAAAATTGATGTCGTTATTTCTGGTATGACGCCGAACCCAGAACGTGAAAAAGTGGTTGATTTCTCTGATAAATACAATGAAACAGAGCAAGTAATCATTGTTAAAAAGGATAGCGGTATTAAAAAAGAGGCTGATTTGGCTGGTAAAAAAATTGGTGTACAAACAGCATCTATTCAAGAAAATTTAGGTAATGAAATCGCGAAAAAAGTAGATGTATCAGTAGAAGGACGTACACGTATTCCTGAGATTATTCAAGATATGATGTCTAAACGCTTAGACGCAGGTATTTTAGAGGGTGGCGTTGCGAAAGGTTATTTAAAAACAAATGATCAATTAGAAGCCTTCCCTGTAGAAGAACAACCAGAAGATTTCAAAGCGATCGCGGTTCCAAAAGGAAGCGATTTAAAAGATAAAATTAATAAAGCATTAAAAGAACTAGCTGATGAAGGCAAAATTCAAGAGCTAGAAGAAAAATGGTTAGAAAAAGTTGAATAATTAAAGCATGCGATAGCTCCTATTTGGGCTATCGCTTGTGCTTTTCTTTTTATCAATTCCGCCTCGGCACAACCTCGTCTAGATTTATTTATGAATTTTCTGTACGTGAGATTGTGCCTTCGGTGCAAAAAATAAAAGCTGTATTAAGTTGAAAAAGAAAGGAGGGAGCGCTGTGAATTTAGATTTTACGGCGATTGTTCCCTCTATTCCTTATATTTTAAAAGGGATAGGTGTTACACTTCAAATTGCAATCGGTGCATCCATCATCGGTTTTATTGTAGGTATACTTTTAGCATTATGTAAAATTGGAAAGGTCAATGTTTTACGTTGGTTTGCAGATTTCTATACGTCGATTTTCCGTGGTACACCACTTGTATTACAATTATTAATTATTTATTATGCAGTACCACAATTATTAGATATTCAAATTGAACCTATACCAACAGCCATTATTGCGTTTGGTCTAAACTCGGGTGCTTATATTTCGGAAATTATCCGTG is a genomic window containing:
- a CDS encoding Na+/H+ antiporter subunit D is translated as MSNMIVLPLIVPVITAILLVFLKEHVILQRIISLLTLSFIVIISIILLLEIQEQGVMRIDFSGWAPPFGISFVADSFAILLVLVANLVAVICMLYAIFTMELGYEKMYFYPFTLLMVAGVNGSFLTGDIFNLFVCFEVMLLASYALISLGGEKIQLREALKYVLINIVASWIFLVALAFLYGTVGTLNMAHISVRVMEAGANPLITTVALIFLIVFSLKAGLLLFFWLPGSYSVPPTAIAALFAALLTKVGIYALVRTFTLLFPNNTEVTHMALGIMAGITIVAGCIGALSGRDVRTIASYNVLIGVGFIVTGLAIGTESALQGVIYYLMHDMVAKAMLFLAVGMMIYVTGETVIDKMSGLIRNYPFFGWMFFIAMCSLAGIPPLSGFLGKVLIGQGAIEGGHFVLLGLGFFSSLIVLYSLLRIFLSSFFGETIISLEDEKPLPKRILLPITLLAACTIGLGIGAEKLAPFVTDAAETLYTPSIYIDAVLDGELWQGEVNK
- a CDS encoding Na(+)/H(+) antiporter subunit B is translated as MKINDVILRTVTKAVVFIILTLGVYLFFAGHHAPGGGFIGGLVLASGIVLLYLAYDIETVHKGMPFDFKKVAALGVFLATGTAIGALFFDVPFLTQTYTYIDVPIFGKMGFSTVTIFEAGVALTVVGVVVTIILSISEDE
- a CDS encoding Na+/H+ antiporter subunit A, which gives rise to MVTVLIAILLPFVCAALIPLLYRRLRRVTHLGWFVLSVPFILFVLLARYIPQIAEGKTFIHTYEWIPSFNINFTTYLDGLSMIFGLLITGVGSLVILYSIFYLSTKESLHHFYCYLLLFMGAMLGVVFSDNLMILYTFWELTSVSSFLLIAFWHHRKASRAGAKKAMMITVFGGLSMLAGFLMLYVASNTFSVREIVANVEVIRDHALFTPALILILLGAFTKSAQFPFHIWLPDAMEAPTPVSAYLHSATMVKAGIYLVARFSPIFGGESIWFWLVSVIGLVTLFWGSFNAVRQTDLKALLAFSTVSQLGLIMSLFGLGSVGHYYGYAESSIVYTQASFAALFHLVNHSTFKGALFMMVGIVDHEVGTRDIRRLGGLMSLMPVTFTIAVIGSFSMAGLPPFNGFLSKEMFFAAVLAIRDVEAFSIADVGLFFPFIAWVASIFTFVYSMILIFRTFLGKLQPEKMDRKPHEAPFGMLISPIILCLLVVGIFFFPNVLGHYILEPAMASIYPTFPSSSELTPHIHAWHGINAELWMTLGVIIIGIILFKTLKSWKPLYRIFSQKYTFNTYYNRLIEISENGSEKLTRKYMTGNLTHYFVYIYVFFIALIAGYFIWSDAMTFHFDMDSVIESYELILVFVMIFAAVWMIFAKGRVTAMLLNGVLGYSIAFFFVIFRAPDLALTQLVVESVTTALFLLCFKYLPDLMPEAPPKRVQWSKAVISIFVGATVTMVGFAVVHYDRFEPVSTYFNDAYELAGGSNIVNTILGDFRAFDTMLEVVVLLIAGLGVYTLTKLKPRKEEADREN
- a CDS encoding Na(+)/H(+) antiporter subunit F1; protein product: MIDNILLLALAFFSISIALSLYRVIRGPSMPDRAIALDTIGVNLLSAIAIVSIILKTKAYLEAILILGILAFIGTIAFTKYIERGVIVERKSND
- a CDS encoding Na+/H+ antiporter subunit E; translation: MAMQFILNLFIATLWLLLQDEVTPQFSTFLMGFIVGVGILYAMHRFYGTQFYLRRVFSIIKLLWLFNWELFLSSYSVLRQITTPKLTITPGIFTYKTVLKGDWEITALALLLTLTPGSVVMEVSEEGDVFYIHAMDIEQSKDAVIRSIGKFEQAIMEVTR
- a CDS encoding Na(+)/H(+) antiporter subunit C — its product is MESLILVLVGILVAVATYLILSKQLLRVILGTAVLSHAAHLLILTMGGLKKGDVPLLGESEGPYTDALPQALILTAIVISFAVTAFVLVLGYRAYKTNGSGNFDEMRGTPDE
- a CDS encoding Na+/H+ antiporter subunit G, with amino-acid sequence MNVNQMIEWAAVILILIGSIVSMISAFGMIRLPDVYTRSHAATKSSTLSVLTCLLGAFIYFWVHDGFVSVRLILGILFVFVTAPVAGHLICRAAYRSRVPLAEGSGEDKLKAKLFKEEK